A window of the Novipirellula caenicola genome harbors these coding sequences:
- a CDS encoding enoyl-CoA hydratase/isomerase family protein: MQHVDIKIHDAVATILMDHPSRHNTLSPTLIEDLRTAFSDLHQEKRVRAVILTGGGEHFSSGIDLSVLSAISAMAVDESQGELFKLWQRYAELLEQILRFPKPVIAAVDGAAIGAGLGIALAADLLVLSERGSLSAQATRRGLVSGATGALISFRFGAATAARMLLAGQVIDADEAYRLGMCPKPVPSAQIWVAASELASACAEAPREAVQATKRLLNECVGELLLSQIATGTAYSAAACSTDSAKEGVAAFLEKRSPEWR; encoded by the coding sequence ATGCAACATGTCGACATCAAGATTCATGACGCCGTCGCTACGATCCTGATGGATCACCCTTCGCGGCACAACACGCTGAGCCCGACGCTGATTGAAGATTTGCGGACTGCGTTTTCTGACCTTCATCAAGAAAAACGAGTGCGTGCCGTGATTCTCACCGGTGGTGGCGAGCACTTCAGCAGCGGGATCGACTTGAGTGTCCTCAGCGCGATCTCGGCGATGGCGGTCGATGAATCCCAGGGGGAATTGTTCAAGTTGTGGCAGCGTTATGCGGAGCTACTCGAGCAAATCCTGCGGTTTCCCAAGCCGGTGATCGCCGCGGTCGATGGGGCCGCGATTGGGGCGGGGCTCGGCATCGCACTGGCCGCCGACCTGCTGGTGCTCTCCGAGCGTGGTTCGCTCAGTGCCCAAGCGACCCGTCGAGGGCTGGTGAGCGGTGCGACAGGGGCTTTGATCTCGTTTCGCTTTGGCGCCGCGACGGCTGCTAGGATGTTGCTTGCCGGCCAAGTGATTGACGCCGACGAGGCTTATCGATTGGGGATGTGCCCCAAGCCAGTCCCCTCGGCCCAGATTTGGGTGGCCGCGTCCGAATTGGCGTCGGCGTGCGCTGAAGCGCCTCGTGAAGCCGTGCAGGCGACCAAGCGATTGCTAAACGAGTGCGTCGGTGAACTGCTGCTCAGCCAGATTGCCACAGGCACGGCCTACAGTGCCGCCGCCTGTTCGACGGACTCCGCCAAAGAGGGCGTCGCCGCTTTTCTAGAGAAGCGATCGCCCGAGTGGCGATAG
- a CDS encoding response regulator, producing the protein MNRSTQTTQNPTMPRKLICIGDPSTLPADIPEGEVVVVDTSVAVVDQLDDPSIEGVWIARDQLPKISELRGISQSGIMLRDMPEGVALLDSDLRVLWANRRLVEWSGREEPSVGMNFYEMLSNPEIMGPDFCPFHTALATGDESNSTLHTEDSRYFQVHAAPMVHPVHSRQLVVTVSDITEEILQQNKLAAIHQAGRELADLRPTEIFMMEVDERIDLLKENIRHYLSNLLNFNIIEIRLLEQATGNLMPLLSVGIDQDAADRQLIAHPQGNGITGYVAASGISYICHDVVNDPLFIPGVADSRSSLTVPLMLHDQVLGTINIESPEINAFGDSDLQFLEIFARDIAFALNTLELLVAQKANTAQQSCDAIHGAVALPVDEILNDAVNVMEQYIGHSSEVVDRLKRILRNARDIKQTIQQIGQRMTPLEAIPVGGESAHHVSLRGKRILVVDADEQVREDAHQLLERYGCIVETAHKGDEAVLMVRGSDDSTIYDVIISDIKLPDYSGYQLMLRLGKIMDYVPMVLMTGFGYDPGHSIVKARQNGLHAKGVLFKPFRLDQLIDVVKTILDFNEEVKASGVVPPKPVDSEEPAESKPSTDGNPPANHS; encoded by the coding sequence ATGAATCGATCGACACAAACAACGCAGAATCCAACCATGCCTCGCAAACTGATTTGTATTGGCGACCCGAGCACGCTTCCGGCGGACATCCCCGAGGGAGAAGTGGTGGTGGTCGACACCTCGGTGGCGGTGGTGGATCAGTTGGACGACCCCTCGATCGAAGGAGTCTGGATCGCCCGTGACCAGCTGCCCAAGATTAGCGAGCTGAGAGGGATTTCGCAGAGTGGCATCATGCTGCGGGATATGCCCGAAGGCGTGGCGTTGTTGGATTCCGATTTGCGAGTGCTATGGGCCAATCGTCGGCTGGTCGAGTGGTCAGGCCGCGAGGAGCCGTCGGTCGGGATGAACTTTTACGAGATGCTGTCCAACCCCGAGATCATGGGCCCCGATTTCTGCCCGTTTCACACCGCACTTGCGACGGGGGACGAGAGCAACAGCACGCTGCACACCGAAGACAGCCGCTATTTTCAAGTCCACGCGGCGCCGATGGTGCACCCGGTCCATAGCCGCCAATTGGTGGTCACGGTCAGCGACATCACCGAAGAAATACTGCAACAAAACAAGCTAGCTGCGATCCACCAAGCCGGACGTGAACTGGCCGATCTTCGCCCGACTGAAATCTTTATGATGGAAGTCGACGAGCGAATTGATCTACTAAAGGAAAACATTCGCCACTATCTCAGCAACCTGCTGAACTTCAACATCATCGAGATCCGCTTGCTCGAACAAGCGACCGGAAACTTGATGCCGTTGTTGAGCGTCGGGATCGACCAAGACGCTGCGGATCGGCAATTGATCGCACATCCTCAGGGCAACGGGATCACCGGATACGTCGCGGCCAGCGGCATCAGTTACATTTGTCACGATGTCGTCAATGACCCTCTGTTTATCCCCGGCGTAGCGGATTCACGCAGTTCGTTGACCGTTCCGCTGATGCTGCATGACCAAGTGCTCGGGACGATCAATATCGAAAGCCCCGAAATCAATGCATTTGGCGATAGCGACCTGCAGTTCCTCGAGATTTTTGCACGCGACATCGCGTTCGCGCTAAATACGCTGGAACTATTGGTCGCTCAAAAGGCGAATACGGCTCAGCAGAGCTGTGATGCGATTCACGGCGCGGTCGCGCTTCCGGTGGACGAAATCCTGAACGATGCCGTCAATGTGATGGAACAATACATCGGACACAGCTCGGAAGTCGTTGATCGATTGAAGCGTATCTTGCGGAATGCTCGCGATATCAAGCAAACGATTCAACAGATCGGCCAGCGGATGACGCCGCTCGAAGCGATTCCGGTCGGTGGCGAGTCGGCTCACCACGTGTCGCTACGCGGCAAACGAATTTTGGTGGTGGATGCCGACGAACAAGTTCGTGAAGACGCGCATCAACTGCTCGAACGCTATGGATGCATCGTCGAAACCGCGCATAAAGGCGACGAAGCGGTATTGATGGTGCGCGGCAGCGACGATTCGACGATTTACGATGTGATTATCAGCGACATCAAGCTTCCCGATTACAGCGGCTATCAATTGATGCTGCGATTGGGCAAGATCATGGACTATGTGCCCATGGTTTTGATGACGGGATTTGGCTACGACCCAGGACACTCGATTGTCAAGGCACGCCAAAACGGGCTTCATGCCAAAGGAGTCCTGTTCAAACCGTTCCGTTTGGACCAATTGATTGACGTTGTCAAAACCATCCTTGATTTCAACGAAGAAGTCAAAGCCAGCGGGGTTGTGCCTCCGAAACCAGTGGACAGCGAAGAGCCAGCGGAGTCAAAACCATCCACCGACGGCAATCCGCCGGCGAACCACAGCTAG
- a CDS encoding transposase codes for MDKTTSASQNLWRFLKNDRVSLEKLMEPLRKLGRDGCRNSQSKFVLVAHDWCKLDYKSHANRKSDLLQLTHKTDIGYDLTTALLVEADSGITLAPMQIHLKTSEALHSTAKEPPLWEGHHLDQLETTMAEASNGWDLLRTPVHVIDREADSLGRRRRWHSLGHLFLVRCDDRRVRCEGRSVLLSELDEELDQTFQYVDAGKALHEGKKVQRQVGERTVTLYRPHSAVIDGEKKSIAGKPIELRAVFVRLVDDDGWIVAQWTLLTNVPGDEADASEVGKWYYFRWRIESFFKLLKSHGLELEYWQQETGLAIAKRLLLAAMACVLVKQLEASESEAAIKFRRHLIRLSGRRMKRGVEFTGPALLAGYYVHLNMLDYLMATELSLEEMKDMENAALSEIIDV; via the coding sequence ATCGATAAAACGACTTCGGCCAGTCAGAACCTGTGGCGTTTCCTGAAGAATGATCGGGTTTCGCTTGAGAAACTTATGGAGCCCCTCAGGAAGCTTGGTCGAGATGGCTGCCGGAACAGCCAAAGCAAATTTGTTTTGGTCGCCCATGATTGGTGCAAGCTGGACTACAAGAGCCACGCCAATCGCAAGAGCGACTTGCTTCAGCTCACCCACAAGACGGACATCGGCTACGACTTGACGACGGCCCTGTTGGTCGAGGCAGACTCCGGAATCACGCTGGCTCCCATGCAGATCCACCTCAAGACGAGCGAGGCTCTGCACAGCACCGCAAAGGAACCTCCGCTGTGGGAGGGGCACCATCTCGACCAGCTTGAGACGACAATGGCCGAGGCTTCCAACGGCTGGGATCTGCTACGAACTCCTGTTCATGTAATCGATCGCGAAGCGGACTCACTGGGACGGCGACGACGCTGGCACAGCCTGGGCCACTTGTTCTTGGTCCGCTGTGATGATCGTCGGGTACGGTGCGAAGGTCGCTCGGTGCTGCTGAGTGAACTTGATGAGGAACTCGATCAAACGTTTCAGTACGTCGATGCGGGCAAGGCTCTTCACGAGGGGAAGAAGGTCCAGCGACAAGTGGGCGAGCGAACCGTGACCCTTTATCGCCCCCACAGTGCCGTCATCGACGGTGAGAAAAAGTCGATCGCCGGCAAACCAATCGAGCTTCGTGCCGTGTTTGTGCGACTGGTCGATGACGATGGCTGGATCGTCGCCCAGTGGACCCTACTGACGAACGTCCCTGGTGATGAAGCTGATGCGTCCGAAGTAGGCAAATGGTACTACTTCCGCTGGCGCATCGAGAGTTTTTTTAAACTGCTCAAGAGTCACGGATTGGAGTTGGAATATTGGCAGCAGGAAACGGGTTTGGCGATCGCAAAGCGTCTGCTTCTGGCCGCAATGGCGTGTGTGCTAGTGAAACAGTTGGAGGCCAGCGAGAGCGAAGCGGCGATTAAATTTCGTCGACATCTGATCCGATTAAGTGGACGCCGGATGAAACGCGGCGTGGAGTTCACCGGCCCAGCTTTACTGGCCGGGTATTATGTCCACTTGAATATGCTGGACTACTTGATGGCGACCGAACTTTCACTTGAGGAGATGAAAGACATGGAAAACGCCGCTCTATCAGAGATAATCGATGTGTAG
- a CDS encoding MFS transporter produces the protein MDLLATPSRRKVLFGLLYLSEGAPIGFIWLGLPTRWRAMEIPVDQITWLMALLIMPWTLKFLWAPLVDLLRGPRWGFRHWILASQSVMAIALLPLLWLDVRMQFSLVAACLLFHAFAAATQDISIDALCVSESQPIERGSLNGWMQCGVMVGRAAMGGGSLILERYVGFAGVVAVLIALIMVSALALTKSKEKSMDIAAARAVKADRASRSAFFMRLRLLGSELFAAIRTREMRRAFLFALIAPAAFKSLEAVLGPLLIDHGYSEFEVGQFTATTMIAAMIVGSLFAGRISRRFQGTRFVAAALIVNLIAIVSLAVVDRWLEGQGGLHILVLLTAVAFTIGWLTVALYHWLMNLTSPKLAATQFTAFMAATNACEAWSTSLLGSLQVRLGYPVAILVLCAISAAAIVLLVPVKKQPA, from the coding sequence ATGGATCTCCTTGCCACACCGTCACGCCGTAAAGTCCTGTTTGGACTGCTCTATCTGAGCGAAGGAGCTCCGATTGGTTTCATCTGGCTAGGATTACCCACTCGCTGGCGAGCGATGGAGATACCAGTCGATCAGATCACATGGCTGATGGCGTTGTTGATCATGCCGTGGACGCTGAAATTCTTGTGGGCGCCGCTGGTTGACCTGCTGCGTGGCCCGAGATGGGGATTCCGCCACTGGATTCTCGCCAGCCAATCGGTGATGGCGATTGCGCTGCTCCCGTTGCTGTGGCTGGATGTTCGCATGCAGTTTTCGTTGGTTGCTGCGTGTTTGTTGTTCCACGCTTTTGCCGCCGCGACGCAGGATATTTCGATCGACGCGTTGTGTGTCAGTGAATCGCAGCCCATCGAGCGAGGTTCGCTGAACGGATGGATGCAGTGCGGCGTCATGGTGGGGCGAGCGGCGATGGGAGGTGGATCGTTAATCTTGGAGCGATACGTCGGTTTCGCCGGAGTCGTTGCCGTCTTGATCGCTTTGATCATGGTTTCGGCGCTCGCGTTGACGAAATCAAAGGAGAAGTCCATGGACATTGCCGCGGCACGCGCCGTGAAAGCGGATCGGGCCAGTCGGTCTGCATTTTTCATGCGACTGCGGTTACTGGGAAGCGAACTATTTGCCGCGATTCGTACGCGTGAGATGAGACGAGCGTTTTTGTTCGCGCTGATTGCCCCTGCCGCATTCAAATCACTCGAAGCGGTGCTGGGCCCGTTGTTGATCGATCATGGCTACAGCGAGTTCGAGGTTGGCCAGTTCACGGCGACGACGATGATTGCCGCGATGATCGTCGGTTCTCTGTTTGCCGGACGCATCTCAAGACGCTTCCAAGGGACGCGATTTGTCGCGGCCGCCTTGATTGTCAACCTGATCGCAATCGTCTCGTTGGCGGTAGTGGATCGGTGGTTAGAAGGGCAAGGAGGGCTGCACATTCTAGTGCTATTAACGGCAGTGGCCTTCACGATCGGTTGGCTGACGGTGGCCCTTTATCACTGGTTGATGAATTTGACATCGCCAAAGTTGGCTGCCACTCAGTTCACCGCATTTATGGCGGCCACCAACGCTTGCGAGGCCTGGTCCACCTCGCTGCTAGGCAGTCTGCAAGTTCGTCTGGGGTACCCCGTGGCGATCCTGGTTCTCTGCGCGATTTCAGCCGCTGCGATTGTTCTGTTGGTTCCGGTTAAGAAGCAGCCAGCGTGA
- a CDS encoding metallophosphoesterase family protein, translating into MLRPISLLPLFVLLWVSLDVSPALAERDPIRLTHGPMLGMSTAHSVRVWGRTSDPGSFWVQYGTAEDAMDQRSDAARTRIENDNTGVVTLTDLQADTRYYYQIVVNERPHGLPGTFRTLPSAEDSRNPEHNPDGLFNFRFQIGSCANQNPLNGIGHRTPTYETLNRDWADKVHFHVMNGDWLYEEEREYPVEAWRLTQGIDEVPRVVEVMPTIVGVWENYKLYLERGVEMARWHRNMPSLFTFDDHELINDIWGAAETGKRHRRAVFRDIGTTAWYDYLGWANPVEHSQPVHFGTATMKSGSDLLVDADTDFTTLPLDQMLNLHVHWGTKQAGTDDMQYDNDDGHKNSYIYAIREVVDAHTLRLHMPAKVDGDVSYSIGRRSYGKFRVANCEFFLLDTRGDRGMHDITQRDKPDVSMLGQPQREWLLESMQQSDADFFFVISTVPFMIPHSGAGGYEVSGNKEEAWTGFFHERELLIDAWEKLGKKVFVMTGDLHNSFAIKVTENIWEFCCGPHNSVNHVPKFDESDRPATGIFKFGPRKCDIRWSSYILDDLPRLERLYPHFCVVQINNVFNMPKQLGGKRLVAYPHPQVIFQYYDGRTGELDYAEAISLDR; encoded by the coding sequence ATGCTACGCCCTATTTCTTTGCTGCCGTTATTCGTTCTCTTGTGGGTTAGTCTGGATGTTTCGCCAGCACTGGCTGAACGCGATCCGATTCGGTTGACGCATGGTCCGATGCTCGGGATGTCGACGGCGCACAGCGTCAGAGTTTGGGGGCGAACTTCGGACCCGGGATCGTTTTGGGTTCAATACGGTACCGCCGAAGATGCCATGGACCAACGGAGCGATGCCGCTCGAACACGAATCGAAAACGACAATACAGGCGTCGTGACGCTAACCGATTTGCAAGCGGACACGCGGTACTATTATCAAATCGTTGTCAATGAGCGTCCGCACGGGCTGCCCGGTACTTTTCGTACGCTGCCAAGTGCTGAAGATTCTCGCAACCCAGAACACAACCCCGACGGTTTGTTCAACTTTCGCTTTCAGATCGGTTCGTGCGCAAATCAAAATCCTCTCAACGGGATTGGCCATCGCACGCCCACCTACGAAACGCTCAACCGCGACTGGGCGGACAAGGTTCATTTTCACGTGATGAATGGAGATTGGCTTTACGAGGAAGAGCGTGAGTATCCCGTCGAAGCTTGGCGTTTAACACAAGGCATCGACGAGGTTCCTCGCGTCGTCGAGGTGATGCCCACGATCGTAGGCGTTTGGGAGAACTACAAACTATATTTAGAGCGGGGCGTCGAGATGGCGCGTTGGCACCGCAACATGCCTAGTTTGTTCACGTTTGATGACCACGAACTGATCAACGATATATGGGGCGCTGCAGAAACAGGAAAACGGCACCGTCGCGCCGTGTTTCGCGATATTGGAACCACCGCTTGGTACGACTATCTGGGCTGGGCCAATCCCGTCGAACACTCGCAACCGGTTCATTTTGGTACCGCTACGATGAAATCCGGCAGCGACTTGTTGGTCGATGCTGATACCGATTTCACGACGCTGCCGCTCGATCAGATGCTGAACCTGCATGTCCACTGGGGGACCAAACAAGCGGGCACCGATGATATGCAGTATGACAACGATGACGGACATAAAAATTCTTATATTTATGCAATCCGCGAAGTCGTCGACGCTCATACATTGCGGCTGCACATGCCTGCAAAAGTCGACGGCGACGTCAGTTACTCGATCGGTCGACGGAGCTACGGAAAGTTCCGCGTTGCGAATTGCGAGTTTTTTCTGTTGGACACACGGGGCGATCGAGGGATGCATGACATCACACAGCGAGACAAGCCCGACGTATCGATGCTGGGCCAACCTCAACGCGAATGGCTGCTGGAAAGCATGCAGCAAAGTGATGCCGATTTCTTCTTTGTGATCTCGACGGTGCCCTTCATGATCCCGCACAGTGGAGCGGGCGGCTACGAGGTTTCCGGAAATAAAGAAGAGGCATGGACCGGGTTCTTCCATGAACGTGAACTGTTGATCGATGCTTGGGAAAAGTTGGGTAAAAAAGTGTTCGTGATGACCGGTGACCTGCATAACAGCTTTGCGATCAAGGTGACCGAAAACATTTGGGAGTTTTGCTGTGGACCGCACAATAGCGTCAATCATGTGCCAAAGTTTGACGAGAGCGATCGCCCGGCCACCGGCATCTTTAAATTCGGGCCTCGTAAATGTGACATTCGCTGGAGTTCGTATATTCTCGACGATCTACCGAGACTCGAGCGGCTGTATCCGCATTTCTGTGTCGTGCAAATCAACAATGTCTTTAATATGCCCAAGCAGCTTGGGGGCAAACGCTTGGTGGCCTATCCGCATCCTCAAGTGATCTTTCAGTATTACGACGGTCGCACCGGAGAACTCGATTACGCTGAAGCGATTTCTCTTGACCGATAG
- a CDS encoding ISL3 family transposase codes for MITSSLSFELTYLSFVRNNGQHGFQTEPSSVLAATKLLKISWNTAHEIMQRGVERGLQRRDTDPIETIGIDEKSFGKGQDYVSLMVDLEGSRVLEVVKDRSEESCDKLFDSLTDEQKSGIRAVAVDFWQAFRNSIVKQVPKAKIVHDHFHISQYLVEAVDLVRRRENKLLRREGINALTGTRQFWLFNEESLDDAKQKQMEDIRRVAIKTARAWGIKEMFRDFWTYRSAAWAEKFFDRWYAWAIRSKLDPIKKVARMLKKHLAGLLAYFEYSITNAKSEAFNGRVQAIKSAARGFRNFENYRIRILFYCGKLQLEPDVSH; via the coding sequence ATGATTACCTCCTCCCTTTCGTTCGAACTAACTTACCTCTCATTCGTACGAAATAACGGGCAACATGGTTTTCAGACAGAGCCTAGTAGCGTTTTGGCGGCGACCAAGTTACTGAAGATCTCCTGGAACACCGCTCACGAGATCATGCAGCGAGGGGTCGAGCGAGGGCTACAGCGTCGTGATACCGACCCGATTGAAACCATCGGCATTGATGAAAAGAGTTTTGGCAAAGGTCAGGACTACGTGTCGCTGATGGTGGACCTGGAAGGATCGCGGGTGCTGGAAGTCGTCAAAGACCGCAGTGAGGAATCTTGCGACAAACTCTTTGATAGTCTCACCGATGAGCAAAAATCGGGTATCCGGGCAGTCGCGGTGGACTTCTGGCAAGCCTTTCGAAACAGCATTGTCAAACAAGTTCCCAAAGCGAAAATCGTTCACGACCATTTTCACATTAGCCAGTACCTCGTCGAAGCGGTCGACCTGGTTCGACGTCGAGAGAACAAACTCCTTCGACGCGAAGGCATTAACGCGCTAACGGGGACGCGTCAGTTTTGGCTCTTCAACGAGGAGAGTCTTGATGATGCCAAGCAAAAGCAAATGGAGGACATTCGCCGAGTAGCGATCAAGACGGCACGCGCGTGGGGAATCAAAGAGATGTTTCGTGACTTCTGGACTTACCGAAGCGCCGCTTGGGCGGAGAAGTTTTTTGATCGTTGGTATGCATGGGCGATTCGCAGCAAGCTTGATCCGATCAAGAAGGTGGCGAGGATGCTCAAGAAACACCTCGCTGGTTTGCTGGCCTACTTCGAGTACTCCATTACGAACGCCAAAAGTGAAGCTTTCAACGGTCGGGTGCAGGCGATCAAGTCGGCAGCCCGCGGCTTCCGCAACTTTGAGAACTACCGTATCCGGATCCTGTTCTATTGTGGAAAGCTACAGCTGGAACCAGATGTGAGCCACTAA
- a CDS encoding acetate/propionate family kinase translates to MNILVFNVGSTTLKYACIDSASGNRLTEGLVDRIGQVGGDAADHLNAARIALDRHKDIDLAAIGHRVVQGGARFATPTLVDDNVLVELATLDTLAPLHNPPARSVIEAIAARNLSVPQVLVFDTAYFSSLPPKAYRYAIATWAYSEHGVRRYGAHGTSHRYVTEQAINTLDAATTGQRVISLHLGGGASVTASIDGVAIDTSMGMTPLEGLVMASRTGDIDASVPLYLMRQTGMTVDQTDALLNKQSGLLGLCGDVDMRTVLTRRSQGDADAALAIEVYVHRILKYIGAYFAILGGLDALVFTAGVGENAAELRTLITTPLAHLGIVIDPNANESPLGERTIADLTHPSATVRTLVVATDEEQAIAKQVYDQLFS, encoded by the coding sequence ATGAACATCCTTGTCTTCAATGTTGGCAGCACGACGCTGAAATACGCTTGTATCGACTCGGCCTCGGGAAATCGATTGACCGAAGGGCTGGTCGATCGCATCGGTCAAGTGGGCGGTGACGCGGCCGATCATCTAAATGCGGCACGAATTGCATTGGATCGGCACAAGGACATCGACTTGGCCGCGATTGGGCACCGAGTGGTGCAAGGAGGCGCTCGCTTCGCCACACCGACGCTTGTCGATGACAATGTGCTGGTGGAACTGGCCACGCTTGATACGCTTGCGCCGCTGCACAATCCGCCCGCGAGATCGGTCATCGAGGCGATCGCCGCACGGAACCTTTCCGTTCCCCAAGTCTTGGTTTTCGACACCGCCTACTTTTCCAGCTTGCCGCCCAAGGCATACCGCTACGCGATTGCCACTTGGGCATACAGCGAGCATGGTGTGCGGCGTTATGGAGCGCACGGCACGTCGCACCGTTACGTTACCGAACAAGCGATAAATACGCTTGATGCGGCGACCACCGGCCAGCGTGTCATCTCGCTGCATCTCGGGGGCGGCGCCAGCGTTACCGCGTCGATCGATGGCGTTGCCATCGATACATCAATGGGGATGACTCCGTTGGAAGGGTTGGTGATGGCATCGAGGACCGGTGACATCGACGCCTCCGTGCCACTGTATTTGATGCGGCAAACGGGGATGACGGTCGACCAAACGGATGCCTTACTCAACAAGCAAAGTGGATTGCTAGGGCTTTGCGGCGATGTCGATATGCGAACGGTTCTGACGCGGCGAAGTCAAGGCGATGCGGATGCCGCGCTGGCCATCGAGGTGTATGTCCATCGAATCCTAAAATACATCGGTGCCTATTTTGCAATTCTCGGTGGGCTCGATGCCTTGGTGTTCACAGCAGGCGTCGGCGAGAACGCTGCCGAACTACGCACGCTGATCACGACTCCGCTGGCTCATCTAGGGATTGTGATCGATCCCAACGCAAATGAATCGCCGCTGGGCGAGCGGACGATCGCGGATTTAACCCACCCTTCGGCGACCGTTCGCACCTTGGTGGTGGCGACCGATGAAGAGCAAGCGATCGCCAAACAGGTTTACGATCAACTGTTTTCGTGA
- the cysC gene encoding adenylyl-sulfate kinase, whose protein sequence is MTNPSDIVWHEQTVDRAAREANLGQRGVVVWFTGLSGCGKSTVANELERQLNQLGRATILLDGDNIRHGLCAPPDGLRDEHGEEFASRFGLGFGAIDREENIRRIGSVAALMASAGLITLTAFVSPYRRDRDRVRKIVEASGSAGDFLEVFVDTPLEICEARDPKGLYKKARAGEIKNFTGISDPYEAPEQPEIHLAGHAEATPSEQAAEVLAELTRRGIVGSSDR, encoded by the coding sequence ATGACAAATCCCTCTGACATTGTATGGCACGAACAAACCGTCGATCGCGCCGCACGCGAAGCGAATCTTGGCCAACGCGGCGTGGTTGTCTGGTTCACTGGATTGAGCGGGTGCGGCAAGAGTACCGTCGCCAACGAGCTCGAGCGTCAGCTGAACCAGCTCGGGCGGGCCACCATCTTGCTTGATGGAGACAACATTCGCCACGGATTGTGTGCGCCTCCGGATGGTTTGCGAGACGAGCATGGTGAAGAATTTGCCAGCCGCTTTGGGCTTGGGTTTGGGGCCATCGACCGCGAAGAAAACATTCGCCGGATTGGCTCGGTCGCCGCGCTGATGGCGTCCGCAGGATTGATCACGTTGACCGCGTTTGTCAGTCCCTACCGCCGAGATCGTGATCGAGTGCGAAAGATCGTCGAGGCCAGCGGATCGGCGGGCGATTTCCTCGAAGTGTTTGTCGACACTCCGCTAGAGATTTGTGAGGCTCGCGATCCCAAAGGGTTGTACAAAAAGGCACGAGCCGGCGAGATCAAAAACTTTACCGGGATCAGCGACCCTTACGAAGCGCCCGAGCAGCCCGAGATTCATCTCGCCGGCCACGCCGAGGCGACGCCAAGCGAGCAGGCTGCCGAGGTGCTGGCGGAATTGACTCGGCGTGGGATCGTCGGTTCGTCTGATCGCTAA
- a CDS encoding acetylhydrolase: MSFQLQCCRGLLVGWMIIGGQGMNVEAEDVVTKDHVAEDVVTVKQIDDEPVDASRDRSVPLRIYLVQQEAPQPIVLFSHGLGGSRENNRYLGEHWAKNGFIGVFMQHPGSDRDVIASGSVVQRLSKLKSAASAKNASDRFADVSFVIDQLQQWNQQTGHPLFGKLDLDRIGMSGHSFGAVTTMGVAGRKFLTRQNYHDPRIDAFFAMSPSLAKMISPANAFGDIEQPVLCMTGTNDDSPIDPQTTPESRQQVYEALPDGDKYQLVFDGGYHFTFSDSAGFRTRKRDASHHPAIQKISLAFWNAYLLDDIEAKKWLKSERPKSEGLLKPSDKWQWK, from the coding sequence ATGAGTTTTCAATTGCAATGTTGCCGCGGTTTGTTGGTTGGATGGATGATCATCGGCGGCCAGGGGATGAATGTTGAAGCCGAGGACGTTGTTACCAAGGACCATGTCGCCGAGGACGTTGTTACCGTGAAACAAATCGATGACGAGCCGGTCGACGCGTCGCGAGACCGCAGCGTCCCGTTGCGGATCTACCTTGTCCAACAGGAGGCTCCCCAACCCATTGTCCTTTTTTCACACGGGCTGGGTGGTTCGCGAGAGAACAATCGTTATCTCGGCGAGCATTGGGCCAAGAACGGGTTCATCGGTGTTTTCATGCAGCACCCCGGCAGCGACCGCGACGTGATCGCGTCCGGCTCGGTCGTGCAGCGGCTAAGCAAACTAAAAAGTGCCGCGAGTGCCAAGAATGCGAGTGATCGCTTCGCCGATGTCTCGTTTGTGATTGATCAACTGCAGCAGTGGAACCAGCAAACCGGACACCCGCTATTTGGCAAATTGGACCTCGACCGGATCGGGATGAGCGGACATAGTTTTGGCGCTGTCACGACGATGGGAGTGGCAGGACGCAAATTCCTTACACGCCAAAACTATCATGATCCGCGGATTGATGCGTTCTTTGCGATGAGCCCTTCGTTGGCAAAAATGATTTCGCCAGCGAACGCATTCGGCGATATCGAGCAACCGGTGTTGTGCATGACGGGTACCAACGACGACAGCCCGATTGATCCGCAAACGACGCCCGAATCACGGCAACAGGTCTATGAGGCTCTACCTGATGGTGACAAATACCAACTGGTTTTCGACGGAGGCTATCACTTCACGTTCAGCGATAGTGCCGGCTTTCGTACTCGCAAACGCGATGCGAGCCATCATCCCGCGATTCAGAAAATCAGTCTCGCGTTTTGGAATGCCTATTTGCTCGACGACATCGAGGCCAAGAAGTGGCTGAAATCAGAAAGGCCAAAATCCGAAGGCCTTTTAAAGCCAAGTGACAAGTGGCAATGGAAATGA